The following proteins come from a genomic window of Ornithinimicrobium cryptoxanthini:
- the rplK gene encoding 50S ribosomal protein L11 produces the protein MPPKKKVSGFIKLQIQAGAATPAPPVGPALGQHGVNIMEFVKAYNAATESQRGNVIPVEITVYEDRSFTFITKTPPAAELIKKAAGVAKGSGEPHKTKVGKLTKDQVREIAESKMADLNANDVEQASKIIAGTARSMGITVQG, from the coding sequence ATGCCCCCCAAGAAGAAGGTCTCCGGCTTCATCAAGCTGCAGATCCAGGCCGGTGCGGCCACCCCGGCCCCGCCCGTCGGTCCGGCCCTCGGTCAGCACGGCGTCAACATCATGGAGTTCGTCAAGGCCTACAACGCCGCGACGGAGTCCCAGCGTGGCAACGTCATCCCGGTCGAGATCACGGTCTATGAGGACCGCTCGTTCACCTTCATCACCAAGACCCCGCCGGCTGCCGAGCTGATCAAGAAGGCTGCCGGTGTCGCCAAGGGTTCCGGCGAGCCGCACAAGACCAAGGTCGGCAAGCTGACCAAGGACCAGGTGCGCGAGATCGCCGAGTCCAAGATGGCTGACCTCAACGCCAACGATGTCGAGCAGGCCTCGAAGATCATCGCCGGCACCGCCCGCTCGATGGGCATCACCGTCCAGGGCTGA
- the nagA gene encoding N-acetylglucosamine-6-phosphate deacetylase → MEPVQLLRAARVITPDRELADGWVAVRGDRIVEVGQGSAPQDADVTYAVLVPGLVDIHNHGGGGAAFTDGSEAALRARDAHLGRGTTTLVASLVTDSVEVLLEQVRALTPLVHSGDLAGIHLEGPWLAPRWRGAHPSGLLADPDAADVAALADAAGDALVMVTLAPERPGALEAIGLLTGRGVRVAVGHTDATYDQTRAAIGAGASMATHLYNAARPHHHREPGPSVALLEDPRVFIESIVDGVHLHPAVVRATAEAAGRRWVLVTDAMAAALMGDGSYELGTVGVEVVQGVARLSEDGALAGSTLSLDRAVRTAVGCGVPLLEAVHAATAAPAAAMGWGDVGRLEPGCRADLVALDDDLGVRAVVRHGRWVIR, encoded by the coding sequence GTGGAGCCGGTGCAGCTCCTTCGCGCCGCGCGGGTCATCACCCCTGACCGCGAGCTTGCGGACGGCTGGGTCGCGGTGCGCGGTGACCGGATCGTGGAGGTGGGGCAGGGCTCCGCGCCCCAGGACGCGGACGTGACGTATGCCGTGCTGGTGCCGGGACTCGTGGACATCCACAACCACGGGGGTGGCGGCGCCGCCTTCACCGACGGCTCCGAGGCGGCCCTGCGCGCGCGTGACGCGCACCTGGGACGGGGGACGACGACGCTCGTCGCCAGCCTGGTGACCGACAGCGTCGAGGTGCTGCTCGAGCAGGTGCGGGCCCTGACCCCTCTGGTGCACTCAGGTGACCTGGCCGGCATACACCTTGAAGGCCCATGGCTGGCGCCCCGGTGGCGGGGCGCACACCCCTCGGGACTCCTGGCCGACCCGGACGCTGCGGACGTCGCGGCCCTGGCCGACGCGGCCGGTGACGCACTGGTGATGGTGACCCTGGCCCCGGAGCGCCCCGGCGCGCTGGAGGCGATCGGGCTGCTCACCGGACGCGGGGTGCGAGTCGCGGTTGGGCACACCGACGCGACCTATGACCAGACCCGGGCGGCCATCGGGGCGGGGGCGAGCATGGCGACGCACCTCTACAACGCCGCCCGCCCACACCACCACCGCGAGCCGGGCCCGTCGGTGGCACTGCTGGAGGACCCGCGGGTGTTCATCGAGTCCATCGTGGACGGTGTCCACCTGCACCCGGCGGTCGTGCGGGCGACCGCCGAGGCCGCGGGCCGGCGGTGGGTCCTGGTGACCGACGCGATGGCGGCTGCGCTGATGGGCGACGGCTCCTATGAGCTGGGCACCGTCGGGGTAGAGGTCGTCCAGGGCGTCGCCCGGCTCAGCGAGGACGGCGCGCTCGCCGGGAGCACCCTCAGCCTGGACCGGGCCGTGCGCACCGCAGTGGGGTGCGGCGTGCCCCTGCTCGAGGCGGTCCACGCGGCGACGGCCGCCCCGGCCGCGGCGATGGGCTGGGGGGACGTCGGCCGGCTGGAGCCCGGGTGTCGCGCAGACCTCGTGGCGCTGGATGATGACCTGGGCGTGCGGGCCGTGGTGCGCCACGGTCGGTGGGTGATCCGCTAG
- the rplL gene encoding 50S ribosomal protein L7/L12: protein MAKLSTEELLESFKEMTLIELSEFVSQFEETFNVTAAAPVAVAGAAPAAGGGDAAAEEEQSEFDVVLESAGDKKIAVIKEVRTLTSLGLKEAKDLVDSAPKAILEKVDKDAADKAKEALEGAGATVTVK from the coding sequence ATGGCGAAGCTGAGCACCGAGGAGCTCCTGGAGAGCTTCAAGGAGATGACCCTGATCGAGCTCTCTGAGTTCGTGTCGCAGTTCGAGGAGACCTTCAACGTCACCGCCGCGGCACCCGTTGCCGTTGCCGGTGCTGCTCCGGCCGCTGGCGGCGGCGACGCCGCTGCCGAGGAGGAGCAGAGCGAGTTCGACGTCGTTCTCGAGTCCGCTGGCGACAAGAAGATTGCCGTCATCAAGGAGGTCCGCACGCTGACCTCCCTGGGCCTGAAGGAGGCCAAGGACCTCGTCGACAGCGCTCCGAAGGCCATCCTGGAGAAGGTCGACAAGGATGCGGCTGACAAGGCCAAGGAGGCGCTCGAGGGCGCCGGGGCCACCGTCACCGTCAAGTGA
- a CDS encoding ABC transporter ATP-binding protein, with product MGIIDTQGLTKRYGQVTALEGLDLTIGEGVTGLVGANGAGKSTLIKILLGLIDATEGSAQVLGHDIRAEGDQIRTVVGYMPEHDCLPPDVRAIDFVVHMGRMSGLPPTAARERAADVLRHVGLAEERYRLMGGYSTGMKQRAKLAQALVHDPRLVFLDEPTNGLDPAARDDMLSLVSKIGREFGISVLVTSHLLGELERVSDHVVVLDGGHLLRSQATTEFTSDTGLLLVEVMGTGDAQTDMGERLAALGIPCRPRGKLIEINAPGRSDLHDLIRDTAVDAGVGLVRLAADHRHIEDVFREEAGHGAPN from the coding sequence GTGGGGATCATCGACACTCAAGGGCTCACCAAGCGCTACGGCCAGGTGACCGCCCTGGAGGGCCTCGACCTGACCATCGGGGAGGGCGTGACCGGGCTGGTCGGTGCCAACGGGGCCGGCAAGTCCACGCTGATCAAGATCCTCCTCGGGCTGATCGACGCCACCGAGGGCAGCGCCCAGGTGCTCGGCCATGACATCCGGGCCGAGGGCGACCAGATCCGGACCGTGGTCGGCTACATGCCTGAGCACGACTGCCTGCCTCCCGACGTGCGGGCGATCGACTTCGTGGTGCACATGGGCCGCATGTCGGGGCTGCCGCCGACGGCCGCCCGGGAGCGTGCCGCCGACGTGCTGCGCCACGTCGGGTTGGCCGAGGAGCGCTACCGCCTGATGGGCGGCTACTCCACCGGCATGAAGCAGCGCGCTAAGCTGGCGCAGGCGCTGGTGCACGATCCTCGCCTGGTCTTCCTGGACGAGCCGACCAACGGCCTCGACCCGGCGGCGCGCGACGACATGCTGTCGCTGGTGAGCAAGATCGGGCGGGAGTTCGGCATCTCGGTCCTGGTGACCTCACACCTGCTCGGCGAGCTGGAGCGGGTCAGCGACCACGTCGTCGTCCTCGACGGGGGGCACCTGCTGCGTTCACAGGCCACCACCGAGTTCACCTCAGACACCGGGCTGTTGCTCGTCGAGGTGATGGGGACGGGCGACGCGCAGACCGACATGGGGGAGCGGCTGGCCGCCCTGGGCATCCCGTGCCGACCCCGCGGCAAGCTCATCGAGATCAACGCACCGGGTCGCAGCGACCTCCACGACCTGATCCGTGACACGGCGGTCGACGCGGGCGTGGGTCTGGTCCGGCTGGCGGCCGACCACCGACACATCGAGGACGTCTTCCGGGAGGAGGCAGGCCATGGCGCTCCCAACTGA
- the secE gene encoding preprotein translocase subunit SecE, with translation MSDTSARDTKGVDRGQAQAAGPTRPTTFVAQVMAELRKVHRPTQRELITYTIVVLVFVLVIMGFVVGLDQIFTRVVDFTFGG, from the coding sequence GTGTCTGACACAAGCGCCCGTGACACCAAGGGTGTCGACCGTGGCCAAGCGCAGGCCGCAGGACCCACCCGTCCCACGACCTTCGTGGCTCAGGTTATGGCCGAGCTGCGCAAGGTGCACCGCCCGACGCAGCGCGAGCTGATCACCTACACGATCGTCGTCCTGGTGTTCGTGCTCGTGATCATGGGCTTCGTGGTGGGGCTGGACCAGATCTTCACCCGAGTCGTCGACTTCACCTTCGGCGGCTGA
- the nusG gene encoding transcription termination/antitermination protein NusG, whose amino-acid sequence MSEQWTNNADEATDVVDATAEATVAEPAEVATDAETTDAETTVEESADAEAEPTEDVESDAADEGEPAGDPMEEFRATLQAQYGDWFVIHSYAGYENRVKHNLETRSTSLNMEDYIFQVEVPMEEVTEIKSGVRKQVRRVRMPGYVLVRMELTDESWGAVRHTPGVTGFVGNAHQPVPLSIDEVITMLAPVFDTPEQGDSPAAGGQGATGATKGAAPEVEFEVGESVTVMEGPFETLPATISEIIPESQKLKVLVSIFGRETPVELSFNQVAKL is encoded by the coding sequence ATGTCCGAGCAGTGGACGAACAACGCCGACGAGGCGACCGATGTCGTTGACGCGACCGCTGAGGCGACCGTCGCGGAGCCTGCAGAGGTGGCCACCGACGCCGAGACCACCGACGCCGAGACCACCGTCGAGGAGTCTGCCGACGCCGAGGCCGAGCCCACCGAGGACGTCGAGTCCGACGCTGCGGACGAGGGCGAGCCCGCGGGCGACCCCATGGAGGAGTTCCGGGCGACGTTGCAGGCGCAGTATGGCGACTGGTTCGTGATCCACTCCTACGCCGGCTACGAGAACCGCGTCAAGCACAACCTCGAGACCCGCTCCACGAGCCTGAACATGGAGGACTACATCTTCCAGGTCGAGGTGCCGATGGAGGAGGTCACCGAGATCAAGTCCGGTGTCCGCAAGCAGGTCCGCCGCGTGCGGATGCCCGGCTATGTCCTGGTCCGCATGGAGCTGACCGACGAGTCGTGGGGCGCGGTCCGGCACACCCCGGGCGTCACCGGCTTCGTCGGCAACGCGCACCAGCCGGTGCCACTGAGCATCGACGAGGTCATCACCATGCTCGCCCCGGTCTTTGACACCCCGGAGCAGGGCGACTCTCCCGCTGCTGGCGGCCAGGGCGCCACCGGCGCCACCAAGGGCGCGGCCCCCGAGGTCGAGTTCGAGGTCGGCGAGTCCGTCACCGTCATGGAGGGTCCGTTCGAGACCCTGCCTGCCACGATCTCGGAGATCATCCCCGAGAGCCAGAAGCTCAAGGTGCTGGTCTCCATCTTCGGCCGGGAGACCCCGGTCGAGCTCTCGTTCAACCAGGTCGCCAAGCTCTAA
- a CDS encoding ABC transporter ATP-binding protein codes for MSVVELTNSSRWYGNVVAVNDVSMKIGPGVTGLLGPNGAGKTTLIAMMAGFLAPSAGEVTLDGAPVWGNVSVYRTIGLVPEREASFGYLTGRQFVRANAELHQLPAPGEATERALDIVDLVEAAGRNISTYSKGMRQRIKLAAALVHDPGVMLLDEPFNGVDPRQRLHLMELLTRLGAEGRTVLFSSHILEEVEQIARHIEVVVSGRHAASGDFGAIRRLMTDRPDKYLLRSSDDRLLATALMATPSVAGVQLDARGGVLVQVTDFGSFAVSLPRVARERSITLLEVTPTDESLESVFSYLVSA; via the coding sequence ATGAGCGTTGTCGAGCTGACCAACTCCTCGCGCTGGTATGGCAACGTCGTGGCGGTCAACGACGTGTCGATGAAGATCGGGCCAGGGGTGACGGGACTGCTCGGGCCCAACGGGGCCGGCAAGACGACGCTGATCGCGATGATGGCTGGCTTCCTGGCGCCCTCGGCCGGCGAGGTCACCCTCGACGGTGCGCCGGTGTGGGGCAACGTCTCGGTCTATCGCACGATCGGGTTGGTGCCCGAGCGGGAGGCGAGCTTCGGCTATCTGACCGGCCGGCAGTTCGTGCGGGCCAACGCCGAGCTCCACCAGCTTCCGGCGCCCGGTGAGGCGACCGAGCGGGCGCTGGACATCGTCGACCTGGTGGAGGCTGCGGGGCGCAACATCAGCACCTACTCCAAGGGCATGAGGCAGCGCATCAAGCTGGCGGCGGCCCTGGTGCACGACCCAGGGGTGATGCTGCTGGACGAGCCGTTCAACGGCGTCGACCCACGCCAGCGGCTGCACCTGATGGAGCTGCTCACCCGGTTGGGCGCCGAGGGGCGCACCGTGCTCTTCAGCTCCCACATCCTGGAGGAGGTCGAGCAGATCGCGCGCCACATCGAGGTCGTCGTCTCGGGCCGGCACGCGGCCTCCGGAGACTTCGGTGCCATCCGCCGGCTGATGACCGACCGGCCGGACAAATACCTGCTGCGCAGCAGCGACGACCGCTTGCTGGCCACGGCACTGATGGCCACGCCGAGCGTGGCGGGCGTCCAGCTCGATGCCCGGGGCGGGGTCCTGGTGCAGGTGACCGACTTCGGCTCGTTTGCCGTGTCGCTGCCCCGGGTGGCTCGGGAGCGCTCGATCACGCTCCTGGAGGTCACGCCCACCGACGAGTCGCTGGAGTCCGTCTTCTCCTATCTGGTGTCCGCATGA
- the rplA gene encoding 50S ribosomal protein L1 yields MKRSKAYTAAAEKIVDGKFYAPVEAISLARETSTTKYDATVEVALRLGVDPRKADQLVRGTVNLPNGTGKTARVLVFANGDKAEAAREAGADHVGSDELLEKVAGGWLDFDAVVATPDLMGKVGRLGKVLGPRGLMPNPKTGTVTMDTAKAVTDIKGGKIEFRVDKHSNLHFIIGKTSFDEAKLVENYRAAIDEVMRLKPASSKGRYVTKATVSTTMGPGIPLDPARVGSVTVDSAAE; encoded by the coding sequence ATGAAGCGCAGCAAGGCTTACACCGCCGCCGCCGAGAAGATCGTCGACGGCAAGTTCTACGCCCCGGTCGAGGCCATCAGCCTCGCCAGGGAGACCTCCACCACGAAGTATGACGCGACCGTCGAGGTTGCCCTGCGGCTCGGTGTCGACCCCCGCAAGGCAGACCAGCTGGTCCGCGGCACCGTCAACCTGCCGAACGGCACCGGCAAGACCGCCCGCGTGCTGGTCTTCGCCAACGGTGACAAGGCCGAGGCCGCCCGTGAGGCCGGCGCTGACCACGTCGGCTCCGACGAGCTGCTGGAGAAGGTCGCCGGCGGTTGGCTGGACTTCGACGCGGTCGTCGCCACGCCGGACCTGATGGGCAAGGTCGGTCGTCTGGGCAAGGTGCTGGGCCCCCGTGGTCTCATGCCGAACCCCAAGACCGGCACCGTCACGATGGACACCGCCAAGGCTGTCACCGACATCAAGGGCGGCAAGATCGAGTTCCGCGTCGACAAGCACTCGAACCTGCACTTCATCATCGGCAAGACCTCCTTCGACGAGGCCAAGCTGGTGGAGAACTACCGTGCCGCGATCGACGAGGTCATGCGTCTGAAGCCGGCGTCCTCCAAGGGCCGCTATGTCACCAAGGCCACGGTCAGCACGACGATGGGCCCCGGCATCCCGCTGGACCCGGCCCGGGTCGGGAGCGTGACGGTCGACTCTGCCGCGGAGTGA
- the rplJ gene encoding 50S ribosomal protein L10 — protein MATAAKAAAIAELTEQFRNSGAAVLTEYRGLTVAQLTELRGSIREHATYSVVKNTLTKLAANEAGVTDLDEQLQGPTAIAFVTGDPVEAAKGLRDFAKANPALVIKGGVLDGKPLTTAEITKLADLESRETLLAKLAGAMNASLTNAVYLFAAPLSQTARVVEALRAKVEQEGPQAGAAADAAAAETAEADPAAADEAPAETVEAAAAADEATTDVAEGGDDS, from the coding sequence ATGGCGACTGCTGCGAAAGCCGCTGCCATTGCCGAGTTGACGGAGCAGTTCCGCAACTCGGGCGCGGCCGTGCTCACCGAGTACCGCGGGTTGACCGTGGCGCAGCTGACCGAGCTGCGTGGCTCGATCCGCGAGCACGCGACCTATTCCGTGGTGAAGAACACGCTCACCAAGCTTGCGGCGAACGAGGCCGGCGTGACCGACCTCGACGAGCAGCTCCAGGGCCCCACCGCGATCGCCTTCGTCACCGGTGACCCGGTCGAGGCTGCCAAGGGCCTGCGTGACTTTGCCAAGGCAAACCCTGCCCTGGTGATCAAGGGCGGTGTGCTCGACGGCAAGCCGTTGACGACCGCGGAGATCACCAAGCTCGCCGACCTCGAGTCGCGCGAGACCCTGCTGGCCAAGCTGGCCGGGGCGATGAACGCCTCGCTCACCAACGCCGTCTACCTGTTCGCCGCACCGCTGTCGCAGACCGCGCGTGTCGTCGAGGCGCTGCGCGCCAAGGTGGAGCAGGAGGGTCCCCAGGCAGGTGCAGCGGCAGATGCCGCTGCGGCCGAGACCGCGGAGGCCGACCCGGCCGCTGCGGACGAGGCACCGGCCGAGACCGTGGAGGCTGCGGCCGCTGCGGACGAGGCCACCACCGACGTCGCCGAGGGTGGCGACGACAGCTGA
- a CDS encoding pyridoxal phosphate-dependent aminotransferase: protein MTESSQQPRISTRIGAIAESATLAVDAKAKALKAQGRPVIGFGAGEPDFPTPDYVVAAAVAAAQDPVNHRYSPAGGLPDLKAAIVAKTQRDSAYAVEPANVLVTNGGKQAVYNTFATLLNPGDEVILPTPYWTTYPEAIRLAGGTPVDVFAGEDQGYLVTVDQLEAARTERTKALLFCSPSNPTGAVYPPEQVETIGRWALEHGIWVLTDEIYEHLLYDGATAPSMPVLVPELAETCVVLNGVAKTYAMTGWRVGWMIGPKDVIKAATNLQSHATSNVANVSQRAAIAALQGSLEAVVEMRTAFDRRRQTMVGMLNEIEGVSCPTPQGAFYAYPSVAGVLGRTIRGRTPQTSAELASLILDEVEVAVVPGEAFGPSGYLRLSYALGDNDLAEGVGRIQDLLREAR from the coding sequence GTGACTGAGAGCAGCCAGCAGCCCCGCATCTCCACCCGCATCGGTGCCATCGCCGAGTCTGCCACGCTCGCCGTGGACGCCAAGGCCAAGGCGCTGAAGGCCCAGGGCCGTCCGGTGATCGGCTTCGGCGCGGGCGAGCCGGACTTCCCGACGCCTGACTATGTGGTGGCCGCCGCCGTGGCCGCGGCTCAGGATCCGGTGAACCACCGCTACTCTCCCGCCGGTGGGCTGCCCGACCTCAAGGCCGCGATCGTCGCCAAGACGCAGCGGGACAGTGCGTATGCCGTGGAGCCGGCCAACGTGCTGGTCACCAACGGCGGCAAGCAGGCGGTCTACAACACCTTCGCCACGCTGCTGAACCCCGGTGACGAGGTGATCCTGCCCACCCCCTACTGGACGACCTACCCCGAGGCCATCCGGCTGGCCGGTGGCACGCCGGTGGACGTCTTCGCCGGCGAGGACCAGGGCTACCTCGTGACGGTGGACCAGCTCGAGGCCGCGCGCACCGAGCGGACCAAGGCGCTGCTCTTCTGCTCGCCGTCCAACCCGACGGGCGCGGTCTATCCGCCCGAGCAGGTGGAGACGATCGGCCGCTGGGCGCTGGAGCACGGCATCTGGGTGCTCACCGACGAGATCTATGAGCACCTGCTCTATGACGGCGCCACCGCACCCTCCATGCCGGTGCTCGTCCCCGAGCTCGCCGAGACCTGCGTCGTCCTCAACGGTGTCGCCAAGACCTATGCGATGACCGGCTGGCGGGTCGGCTGGATGATCGGACCCAAGGACGTGATCAAGGCAGCGACCAACCTGCAGTCCCACGCGACGTCCAACGTCGCCAACGTCTCGCAGCGCGCCGCCATCGCGGCGCTGCAGGGGTCACTGGAGGCGGTGGTTGAGATGCGCACGGCGTTCGACCGTCGTCGCCAGACCATGGTCGGCATGCTCAACGAGATCGAGGGCGTCAGCTGCCCGACACCGCAGGGTGCGTTCTATGCCTACCCGAGCGTGGCCGGGGTGCTGGGTCGCACGATCCGGGGCCGCACGCCGCAGACGTCGGCCGAGCTCGCCAGCCTGATCCTCGACGAGGTCGAGGTGGCCGTGGTGCCCGGCGAGGCGTTCGGACCCTCGGGCTATCTGCGCCTGTCCTACGCCCTGGGCGACAACGACCTGGCCGAGGGTGTCGGCCGGATCCAGGACCTGCTGCGCGAGGCCCGCTGA
- a CDS encoding ABC transporter permease, translating to MNATISRLALQSLFGQKRWWALLSLPLLLIGLALLVRLLTRGEAGGAFEVIVVGVGITAATLVALLATTGVLGPEIDDGSIIYLLAKPISRYSVVLSKLLVAVGVTVVLGAGSLLVSGLILEPSDLQQALAVTAGMAVAGAAYCSIFMVFSAVNRHAMVTGLIYVLVFEGLLASWLSGLRYLSVSAWGRRIAEGIDDSLNLAAGNLPLAYAWVASAVVVVAGCVLAGRRLSRFQLRGEE from the coding sequence ATGAATGCCACGATCTCGAGGTTGGCGCTGCAGTCCCTGTTTGGTCAGAAGCGGTGGTGGGCGCTGCTGTCCCTGCCGCTCCTGCTCATCGGGCTGGCCCTGCTCGTCCGGCTGCTGACACGGGGCGAGGCAGGCGGGGCGTTCGAGGTCATCGTCGTGGGGGTCGGGATCACTGCGGCGACTCTCGTGGCGCTCCTGGCCACGACGGGTGTCCTCGGTCCCGAGATCGACGACGGGTCCATCATCTATCTGCTCGCCAAACCGATCTCGCGCTACTCCGTCGTGCTGAGCAAGCTGCTGGTCGCGGTGGGCGTCACGGTGGTGCTCGGGGCGGGTTCGCTGCTGGTCTCGGGCCTGATCCTGGAACCGTCGGACCTGCAGCAGGCGCTGGCGGTGACGGCCGGCATGGCGGTCGCAGGTGCGGCCTACTGCAGCATCTTCATGGTCTTCTCCGCAGTCAACCGGCACGCGATGGTGACCGGGCTGATCTATGTCCTGGTCTTTGAGGGACTGCTGGCCAGCTGGCTGAGCGGGCTGCGTTATCTCAGCGTCTCGGCCTGGGGCAGACGGATCGCCGAGGGCATCGACGACTCGCTGAACCTGGCCGCCGGCAACCTGCCCCTGGCCTATGCCTGGGTGGCAAGTGCTGTCGTGGTGGTGGCCGGCTGCGTCCTCGCCGGTCGGCGCCTGTCGCGGTTCCAGCTCCGCGGCGAGGAGTAG
- a CDS encoding SDR family NAD(P)-dependent oxidoreductase encodes MARFEGRVAIVTGGSSGIGRATVLQLAREGCAVVVADIQDTLGAEIVDEVTASDGAASYVHLDVADEDSWTAAIEHTLTEHGRLDILVNNAGIGDEQPIEETTTQTWDKVVAVTQTSVFLGMRAAAEALKASGHGSVINVSSMFGIVGGFGTGPAYHSAKGAVRLLSKSAALGWATEGVRVNSVHPGFIETPILGETDRAMLAGATPMGRLGTPDEVASLIVFLASDDAGFCTGSEFVVDGGYTAR; translated from the coding sequence ATGGCACGGTTCGAGGGCAGGGTCGCGATCGTCACGGGAGGCTCCAGCGGGATCGGCCGCGCCACGGTGCTGCAGCTGGCCCGGGAGGGCTGCGCCGTCGTCGTGGCCGACATTCAGGACACCCTGGGTGCCGAGATCGTCGACGAGGTCACCGCGTCCGACGGGGCGGCGAGCTATGTCCACCTGGACGTCGCGGACGAGGACAGCTGGACGGCCGCGATCGAGCACACCCTCACCGAGCACGGCCGGCTCGACATCCTGGTGAACAATGCCGGGATCGGCGACGAGCAGCCGATCGAGGAGACCACGACGCAGACCTGGGACAAGGTGGTGGCGGTCACCCAGACCAGCGTCTTCCTCGGCATGCGAGCTGCCGCCGAGGCCCTCAAGGCGTCCGGCCACGGCTCGGTGATCAACGTCTCCTCGATGTTTGGCATCGTCGGCGGCTTCGGCACCGGACCGGCCTACCACTCGGCCAAGGGTGCCGTGCGACTGCTGTCCAAGAGCGCGGCGCTGGGCTGGGCCACGGAGGGGGTGCGGGTGAACTCGGTGCACCCTGGATTCATCGAGACACCCATCCTGGGCGAGACCGACCGCGCGATGCTCGCCGGAGCCACGCCGATGGGCCGTCTTGGCACACCCGATGAGGTCGCCTCGCTGATCGTCTTCCTGGCCAGCGACGACGCAGGGTTCTGCACCGGCTCAGAGTTTGTCGTCGACGGCGGCTACACCGCCCGCTGA
- a CDS encoding GTP pyrophosphokinase → MTQTPREIDRVREAVQEYLARQPELVRATDRFVALLTSILDDAGINYLTVTGRTKSVESFAGKAARMADGELLYTDPGEQITDQIGLRVITYVRDDVDAVVELLAQELTVLADRDMGRETAEEGRWGYSSRHLVVAVDASRTLTPEREALRTVTVSVQVRSVLQHAWAEFEHDIRYKGTVPEEHAPDLNRRFTLAAGLLELADHEFSAIRDRLQATMPEQHAQAPDEADPRLSAQELAKFLAGQYPDAGWSRTEHYSWISGLLLELGITSLDELRNALAAVDAEVINDRMGYRYPPAAVRRLDDALLSVFGEDYVTLHGNAHRVDQLHERLAKLD, encoded by the coding sequence ATGACTCAGACACCGCGGGAGATCGACCGGGTCCGTGAGGCAGTGCAGGAATACCTCGCGCGCCAGCCCGAGCTGGTCCGCGCCACCGACCGGTTCGTGGCGCTGCTGACCTCGATCCTGGACGACGCGGGCATCAACTACCTGACCGTGACCGGGCGCACCAAGAGCGTCGAGAGCTTCGCAGGCAAGGCGGCCCGGATGGCCGACGGAGAGCTGCTCTACACCGACCCGGGGGAGCAGATCACCGACCAGATCGGCCTGCGGGTCATCACCTACGTGCGTGACGACGTCGACGCCGTGGTCGAGCTGCTGGCCCAGGAGCTCACGGTCCTGGCGGACCGAGACATGGGGCGGGAGACGGCCGAGGAGGGTCGGTGGGGCTACTCCAGCAGGCACCTGGTGGTCGCGGTCGACGCGAGCCGCACGCTGACCCCCGAGCGGGAGGCGCTGCGCACCGTCACGGTCTCGGTGCAGGTCCGCTCCGTGCTCCAGCACGCCTGGGCGGAGTTCGAGCACGACATCCGCTACAAGGGCACGGTGCCGGAGGAGCACGCCCCCGACCTGAACCGCCGGTTCACCCTGGCCGCCGGGCTGCTCGAGCTGGCGGACCATGAGTTCTCGGCGATCCGGGACCGGTTGCAGGCGACGATGCCGGAGCAGCACGCACAGGCTCCGGACGAGGCCGATCCGCGGCTCAGCGCCCAGGAGCTGGCCAAGTTCCTCGCGGGGCAGTATCCCGATGCGGGGTGGTCACGCACCGAGCACTACTCGTGGATCTCCGGGTTGCTGCTGGAGCTGGGCATCACCTCCCTCGACGAGTTGCGCAACGCGCTCGCCGCGGTCGATGCGGAGGTGATCAATGACCGGATGGGCTATCGCTACCCACCTGCTGCGGTCCGCCGGCTGGACGACGCGCTGCTCTCGGTCTTCGGCGAGGACTACGTCACGCTGCACGGCAACGCCCACCGGGTGGACCAGCTGCACGAACGGCTGGCCAAGCTGGACTGA